Proteins co-encoded in one Alcanivorax sp. genomic window:
- the rnhA gene encoding ribonuclease HI, producing MKHVKKVAIFTDGACRGNPGPGGWGVVLRYGDKEKEMHGGEAETTNNRMELMAAIAGLEALRQPCHVTLTTDSRYVMDGVTQWMPNWKKRGWKTASKQPVKNVDLWQRLDAATAPHEIQWQWVKGHSGHPENERADALANKGIDEMNTQKGIA from the coding sequence TTGAAGCACGTAAAGAAAGTGGCAATATTTACCGACGGTGCCTGCCGTGGAAACCCTGGTCCGGGAGGTTGGGGAGTGGTTCTGCGCTATGGTGACAAGGAAAAGGAAATGCACGGTGGGGAAGCGGAAACCACCAATAACCGCATGGAGCTGATGGCCGCCATCGCAGGCCTGGAAGCCCTGCGGCAACCCTGCCATGTCACCTTGACCACCGATTCCCGCTACGTCATGGATGGCGTGACCCAGTGGATGCCCAACTGGAAGAAGCGGGGCTGGAAAACCGCCTCGAAACAGCCGGTGAAAAATGTAGACCTGTGGCAACGACTGGATGCGGCTACTGCTCCCCATGAGATCCAGTGGCAATGGGTCAAGGGTCATAGCGGTCATCCGGAGAACGAGCGTGCCGACGCTCTGGCCAACAAGGGGATTGATGAAATGAATACACAGAAAGGGATCGCCTAA
- the nhaB gene encoding sodium/proton antiporter NhaB, translated as MPASFGRAFLQNFLGQAPAWYKYTIMGFLVINPLVALTLGPVTAGWLLLAEFIFTLAMALKCYPLQPGGLLAIEAVMIGLTSADTVLHKVESNLEVMLLLIFMVAGIFFLKDLLLFMFTRILLGVKSKVRLSLLFCMAAAILSAFLDALTVTAVVIAVCTGFYGIYHKVASGKTFQQKHDHGDDTSVEELHREDLRRFRSFLRSLLMHAAVGTALGGVCTLVGEPQNLLIANKAGWEFGEFFLRMAPITLPVLVIGLLTCVFLEISGSFGYGEDIPEKVRGIMRQYALEQDRKRTPQNRAALVIQALTAVWLVVGLATHAASVGLVGLTVIILATSFTGIIEEHRLGAAFEEALPFTALLTVFFAVVAVIADQQLFAPVIEYVLSLEKSVQGPAFYMANGILSAVSDNVFVATVYVDEVGQALMKGEINRDTFDLLAVAINTGTNIPSVATPNGQAAFLFLLTSALAPLVRLSYGRMVVMALPYTIVMSITGLIMTATALEPATDYMYENGWISHHSASEYSETPEQGH; from the coding sequence ATGCCCGCGTCCTTTGGTCGTGCTTTTTTGCAGAATTTCCTGGGTCAGGCCCCTGCCTGGTACAAATACACCATCATGGGCTTTCTGGTGATCAACCCCCTGGTCGCCCTGACCCTGGGCCCCGTGACTGCCGGATGGCTGCTGTTGGCCGAGTTCATTTTCACCCTGGCCATGGCGCTGAAGTGCTACCCCTTGCAGCCTGGCGGCCTGCTGGCAATCGAAGCGGTGATGATCGGCCTGACCTCAGCGGATACCGTACTCCACAAGGTCGAGAGCAACCTTGAGGTAATGCTGCTGCTGATCTTCATGGTCGCCGGCATCTTCTTCCTCAAAGACCTGCTGCTATTCATGTTTACCCGCATCCTGCTGGGGGTAAAATCCAAGGTGCGACTCAGCCTGCTGTTCTGCATGGCCGCAGCCATTCTCTCAGCCTTCCTGGATGCACTAACGGTAACCGCAGTGGTCATCGCGGTTTGCACCGGTTTCTACGGTATCTATCACAAGGTGGCCTCCGGCAAGACCTTCCAGCAAAAGCACGATCATGGCGACGATACCAGCGTGGAAGAGCTGCATCGGGAGGACTTGCGCCGGTTCCGCTCCTTCCTGCGCAGCCTGCTGATGCATGCAGCGGTAGGCACCGCCCTGGGCGGCGTCTGCACCCTGGTGGGTGAGCCGCAGAACCTGTTGATCGCCAACAAGGCTGGCTGGGAGTTCGGCGAATTCTTCCTGCGCATGGCGCCCATTACTTTGCCGGTTCTGGTGATTGGCCTGCTTACCTGCGTCTTTCTTGAGATTAGCGGCAGCTTTGGCTATGGCGAGGACATCCCTGAGAAAGTCCGCGGCATCATGCGCCAATACGCGCTGGAGCAGGATCGCAAGCGCACGCCACAGAATCGCGCCGCACTGGTCATCCAGGCACTCACCGCCGTTTGGCTGGTGGTAGGTCTGGCCACCCATGCCGCCTCAGTAGGCCTGGTGGGCCTGACGGTGATCATCCTGGCCACCTCGTTCACCGGCATCATCGAAGAACACCGACTCGGCGCCGCCTTTGAAGAGGCCCTGCCCTTCACCGCCCTGTTAACCGTTTTTTTCGCGGTGGTAGCAGTGATCGCCGACCAGCAGCTATTCGCCCCTGTGATCGAATACGTGCTGAGCCTGGAAAAATCCGTCCAGGGCCCGGCCTTCTATATGGCCAACGGGATCCTGTCTGCGGTGTCAGACAATGTGTTCGTGGCGACGGTCTATGTGGATGAAGTAGGCCAGGCGCTGATGAAAGGCGAGATCAACCGTGACACCTTTGATCTGCTGGCGGTGGCCATCAACACCGGGACCAACATCCCCTCCGTAGCCACCCCCAATGGTCAGGCGGCCTTCCTGTTCTTGCTTACCTCCGCCCTGGCCCCCCTGGTGCGCCTTTCCTATGGACGCATGGTGGTCATGGCACTGCCCTACACCATCGTCATGTCCATCACCGGCCTGATCATGACGGCCACCGCCCTGGAACCGGCCACCGACTATATGTACGAGAATGGCTGGATTAGCCACCACTCTGCCAGCGAGTATTCAGAGACGCCGGAGCAAGGGCACTAG
- a CDS encoding extracellular solute-binding protein produces MIFANPTKTLFTPLLCLCLSLSALAQAEQSGITRSHGYHPFGDLKYPADFQHFDYVNPDAPKGGSITLFGNGTFDSLNPYILKGISPADTPGIQMYGVTEIADSLMMGTQSHNPLGDEAGAAYGLIADWIEYPEDRSWCIFHLRDQARFHDGEAIRADDVVFSFEILNSKGHPEYSLRLSDVKSVEALDSQTVKFSFTEGRRDLPLVVGAIPILPKHYWQTHDFERTTLEAPVSSGPYRISHIQGGKQVTFERVKSYWAKDLPVNRGRYNFDEVIFEFYRDADVGFESFKSGGYDLHYTYSSKRWATQFDFAALKDGRVIKAEIPHKIPRPVQAFFLNSRRPPFDDPKVRHAVSLLFDFEWSNRNLFADAYSRTISWFPNSPYSATVPARDDEKALLEKFTSQLPSDYFSANITPPVNDGSGQIRNRMREALELLKESGWTLNGQTMVNSEGKPLRFTVINDHNPGIYRILAPWFKNLERIGIKTDFREFTPATFKEYIDKFDYDAVIHVITMRDYPGAELENYFSSQAAKKPGSLNLAGIDDPIVDFLVKQALSAKNESEYTLALQALDRRLRYQHYGVLNYHIRHHRVAWWNKFARPAEPIPFGLGLDTWWMKK; encoded by the coding sequence TTGATATTCGCCAATCCTACTAAGACGCTGTTCACCCCCCTGCTCTGCCTGTGCCTCAGCCTTTCCGCGCTGGCACAGGCGGAACAGTCCGGCATCACCCGCAGCCACGGCTACCACCCCTTTGGCGACCTTAAATACCCAGCCGACTTCCAGCACTTTGATTACGTCAATCCTGATGCCCCCAAAGGCGGCTCAATCACCCTGTTTGGAAACGGCACGTTCGACAGCCTGAACCCCTATATCCTCAAAGGCATCAGTCCCGCAGACACCCCGGGGATCCAGATGTACGGTGTCACCGAAATCGCTGACAGCCTGATGATGGGCACACAGTCTCACAATCCACTTGGTGATGAGGCCGGCGCCGCCTATGGCCTAATCGCCGACTGGATCGAATACCCCGAAGACCGTAGCTGGTGTATTTTCCATCTGCGCGACCAGGCCCGCTTCCATGATGGAGAGGCCATCCGCGCTGATGACGTGGTTTTTTCCTTCGAGATACTCAACAGCAAGGGACACCCTGAGTACAGCCTGCGCCTATCTGATGTAAAAAGCGTGGAAGCGCTGGATTCGCAGACAGTCAAGTTCAGCTTCACAGAAGGCCGTCGAGATCTACCGCTGGTGGTAGGTGCAATACCGATTTTGCCGAAACACTACTGGCAGACCCACGATTTTGAACGCACCACCCTGGAAGCCCCGGTTTCAAGTGGGCCTTATCGCATCAGCCATATTCAGGGGGGCAAGCAGGTTACCTTTGAGCGGGTAAAAAGCTACTGGGCAAAGGACCTTCCAGTTAACCGTGGCCGGTACAATTTTGACGAAGTTATATTCGAGTTCTACCGGGATGCGGACGTGGGCTTTGAATCCTTTAAGTCCGGCGGTTATGACCTGCATTACACCTACAGCTCCAAACGCTGGGCCACCCAGTTCGATTTCGCTGCCCTGAAGGACGGTCGCGTAATCAAAGCTGAGATACCTCACAAGATTCCCAGGCCCGTACAGGCCTTTTTCCTCAACAGCCGCCGTCCCCCCTTTGATGATCCGAAAGTTCGCCACGCAGTGAGCCTGCTTTTTGATTTTGAATGGTCTAACCGCAACCTGTTCGCCGATGCATATAGCCGCACCATCAGCTGGTTTCCCAATAGCCCATACAGCGCAACAGTCCCTGCCAGAGATGATGAAAAGGCCCTGCTAGAGAAATTTACCTCACAGCTTCCTTCTGACTATTTTTCAGCCAACATTACTCCGCCCGTTAACGATGGTAGCGGCCAGATTCGCAACCGCATGCGCGAGGCTCTGGAACTGCTTAAAGAAAGCGGCTGGACATTAAACGGACAGACCATGGTGAATTCAGAGGGCAAACCACTTCGGTTCACCGTTATTAATGATCATAATCCCGGGATATATCGAATACTTGCCCCATGGTTCAAAAATCTTGAGCGCATTGGGATAAAAACTGATTTTCGCGAATTTACGCCTGCGACTTTTAAAGAATACATCGACAAGTTTGACTACGACGCCGTTATCCATGTGATAACGATGAGAGACTACCCAGGAGCTGAGCTTGAGAATTATTTCAGCTCTCAAGCCGCGAAAAAGCCTGGAAGCCTTAACTTGGCTGGTATCGATGACCCCATTGTCGATTTTCTGGTCAAACAGGCGCTGTCCGCCAAGAATGAGTCCGAATACACACTGGCCCTGCAGGCACTGGATCGTCGCCTGCGCTACCAGCATTACGGGGTACTGAATTATCATATCCGCCACCATAGGGTTGCCTGGTGGAACAAGTTCGCCCGTCCAGCGGAACCAATCCCCTTCGGATTGGGTCTGGACACCTGGTGGATGAAAAAATAA
- a CDS encoding methyltransferase domain-containing protein, with translation MQLPPLNRISFSSGNHDLETHFDNWLDSEPGQALLNAERSMLEEWLRRQVGQRAVAVYSSREQDLLRDCPLRWKMSIGPEGFAGVTVQSCLDSLPLAKSSVDVVLLHHVLDFARDPHQVLREACRSIAPGGKIAVVGFHPLSMMGLARWFWLRGRPGWAGRFYRPNRVTDWLQVLGFEVDGMASGFYTMPFGERGRQRMRLLEWLGSMLWPRHGSTYLLVARKRAGVVRPLPSRQRKAPPNTVVPVPVARWGQQNRES, from the coding sequence ATGCAGCTGCCCCCGCTCAACCGGATATCGTTCAGTTCCGGTAACCATGATCTGGAGACGCACTTCGATAACTGGCTCGACAGTGAGCCGGGTCAGGCATTACTGAATGCAGAGCGTAGCATGCTAGAAGAATGGTTGCGCAGGCAGGTGGGCCAGCGTGCCGTGGCGGTTTACAGCTCCCGTGAGCAGGATCTGCTGCGAGATTGCCCCCTGCGCTGGAAGATGTCCATCGGCCCGGAAGGGTTTGCCGGGGTGACGGTACAGAGTTGCCTGGACAGTCTGCCACTGGCGAAAAGCAGTGTGGATGTGGTGCTTCTGCATCATGTGCTGGATTTTGCCCGTGATCCGCACCAGGTCTTGCGTGAGGCCTGTCGCTCCATTGCCCCCGGAGGCAAGATCGCCGTTGTGGGGTTTCATCCGCTGAGCATGATGGGGCTGGCGCGCTGGTTCTGGTTGCGTGGTCGCCCGGGGTGGGCGGGTCGCTTCTATCGGCCCAACCGTGTTACCGATTGGCTGCAGGTTCTGGGATTTGAGGTCGATGGCATGGCCAGTGGCTTCTATACTATGCCGTTTGGTGAGCGCGGCCGGCAGCGCATGCGTCTGCTGGAGTGGCTTGGCAGCATGCTATGGCCCCGACATGGCAGTACCTACCTGCTGGTGGCCCGCAAGCGCGCCGGCGTGGTCAGGCCGCTGCCATCACGGCAACGCAAGGCGCCGCCCAACACGGTGGTCCCTGTGCCGGTGGCGCGTTGGGGACAACAGAACCGGGAGTCCTGA
- a CDS encoding LysM peptidoglycan-binding domain-containing protein: protein MKRLLTVAVLVSLGVLSGCATTRSVDELPPMPAAEPSVDDVDLANGMDEPAPVEPTSVPPAENEDLWIRLRAGYGLDLSVENDRIRVQRDWYARHPKYFKRVTTRSERYLHYIVEQAEKRDMPLELALLPIVESAFDPFAYSHGRAAGPWQFIPSTGDYFGMHRTWWEDQRRDITKSTNAALDYLQKLSNRFDGDWLLALASYNAGGGTVSRAIRRNKEAGKPTDFWNLKLPRETTAYVPKLIAIAQIVQEPDKYQIPLQPIRNEPYFTEVDTGGQIDLAQAAKLADISIEELYLLNPSYNRWATSPEGPHRLLVPADRAERFNSALAALPADQRMQWARYEIRPGDNLGAIARRYRTTPEVLRSINQLKGNTIIAGRTLLIPGPASGKDTYTLSADARLADNQNRQRDGRQKVTHRVRSGDTLWDISRQYNVGVKELARWNNMAPGDSLSIGQSLAVWAKGTTSTAVASRSDNNMVRQVRYSVRNGDSLYAIADRFNVSVNDIRSWNSKVASKRYLQPGQRLTLYVDIRQSY, encoded by the coding sequence ATGAAAAGACTTTTGACCGTGGCCGTCCTGGTTAGCCTTGGCGTTTTGTCGGGCTGTGCCACCACCCGTTCAGTGGACGAACTCCCTCCCATGCCCGCCGCGGAACCCTCCGTGGATGACGTGGATCTGGCCAACGGCATGGATGAACCCGCGCCAGTGGAACCCACCAGCGTCCCACCGGCCGAGAACGAGGACCTGTGGATCCGCCTGCGTGCCGGCTATGGGCTTGACCTCAGCGTGGAAAACGACCGGATTCGCGTACAACGTGACTGGTATGCCCGTCACCCCAAGTATTTCAAGCGGGTAACCACCCGTTCAGAGCGCTATCTGCACTATATTGTTGAACAGGCAGAAAAACGGGATATGCCGCTTGAGCTGGCGCTTTTGCCCATTGTGGAAAGTGCCTTCGATCCCTTTGCCTACTCCCATGGCCGTGCAGCCGGTCCCTGGCAATTCATCCCCTCCACCGGGGATTATTTCGGAATGCACCGCACCTGGTGGGAAGATCAGCGCCGTGACATCACCAAATCCACCAATGCGGCACTGGATTACCTGCAGAAACTCTCCAACCGTTTTGATGGCGACTGGCTGCTGGCACTGGCCTCCTATAACGCCGGTGGCGGCACCGTATCCCGGGCGATTCGTCGCAACAAGGAAGCGGGCAAACCCACTGATTTCTGGAACCTCAAGCTGCCCCGGGAAACCACTGCCTACGTGCCCAAACTGATCGCCATTGCCCAGATCGTTCAGGAACCGGACAAGTACCAGATCCCGCTGCAACCCATCCGCAATGAGCCCTACTTCACCGAAGTGGACACCGGCGGCCAGATTGATCTGGCCCAGGCCGCAAAACTGGCGGACATTTCCATCGAGGAACTGTATCTGCTGAATCCGTCCTACAACCGTTGGGCCACCTCCCCGGAGGGCCCGCACCGGCTGCTGGTTCCTGCAGACCGTGCCGAGCGCTTCAATAGCGCACTGGCGGCCCTGCCGGCGGATCAACGCATGCAGTGGGCCCGCTATGAAATCCGCCCGGGTGATAATCTGGGTGCCATTGCCCGCCGCTACCGCACCACCCCGGAAGTCCTGCGCAGCATCAACCAACTCAAGGGCAACACCATTATTGCCGGTCGTACCCTGCTGATTCCCGGGCCAGCCTCCGGGAAAGACACCTACACCCTCAGCGCCGATGCCCGCCTGGCCGACAACCAAAACCGCCAACGTGACGGTCGCCAGAAAGTCACCCACAGAGTGCGCTCCGGCGACACCCTGTGGGACATTTCCCGTCAGTACAATGTGGGCGTGAAGGAACTTGCCCGCTGGAACAACATGGCCCCCGGTGACAGTCTGAGCATTGGCCAGTCACTGGCGGTGTGGGCCAAGGGTACTACCAGCACTGCCGTGGCCAGCCGTAGCGATAACAACATGGTCCGTCAGGTCCGCTACTCCGTACGCAACGGAGATTCCTTGTATGCCATTGCAGACCGCTTTAATGTATCGGTGAACGACATCCGTAGCTGGAACAGCAAGGTCGCCAGCAAACGATACCTTCAACCCGGGCAACGGCTGACTCTCTACGTTGATATTCGCCAATCCTACTAA
- the gloB gene encoding hydroxyacylglutathione hydrolase, protein MLPSPIAIPAFTDNYIWAISQRDQCVVVDPGDAGPVEQFLQDKGLTLAAILVTHHHPDHVGGIATLTQDRDIPVYGPANETIPCMTQPLEDAQQITLPALDLTLKVMEVPGHTLGHIAYYDDQNGWLFCGDTLFAAGCGRLFEGTPSQMYTSLHRLAELPGQTLVYCTHEYTRANLEFAVAVTPEDQRVQARLAAVKAAREEGQITLPTTLAEECRTNPFLRTGEAEVQAACEAREPGAGSDDAQCFASLRRWKDNF, encoded by the coding sequence ATGTTACCCAGCCCCATCGCGATTCCCGCATTTACCGACAACTATATCTGGGCCATTTCCCAAAGAGACCAGTGCGTGGTGGTCGACCCCGGCGACGCCGGGCCGGTGGAGCAATTTCTGCAGGATAAAGGCCTCACGTTGGCCGCCATCCTGGTGACACACCACCATCCGGACCATGTAGGAGGCATCGCCACCCTGACGCAGGACCGGGATATTCCGGTTTACGGCCCCGCCAATGAAACCATCCCCTGCATGACACAGCCGCTGGAGGATGCCCAGCAGATCACCCTGCCCGCGCTGGATCTGACCCTGAAGGTCATGGAGGTCCCAGGCCACACCCTCGGCCATATTGCCTATTACGATGACCAGAATGGCTGGCTGTTCTGCGGCGATACCCTGTTTGCCGCTGGCTGTGGCCGACTCTTCGAGGGAACCCCGTCACAAATGTATACCTCCCTGCATCGGCTGGCCGAACTTCCCGGTCAGACCCTGGTCTACTGCACCCATGAATACACCCGCGCCAATCTTGAATTTGCCGTGGCAGTCACCCCCGAGGATCAACGGGTTCAGGCCAGACTGGCGGCAGTAAAAGCGGCCCGGGAGGAAGGCCAGATCACCCTGCCTACCACCCTTGCGGAAGAGTGTCGTACCAATCCGTTCCTGCGGACCGGCGAAGCGGAGGTACAGGCCGCCTGCGAGGCTCGGGAGCCCGGAGCGGGCTCCGATGATGCGCAATGCTTTGCATCCTTGCGTCGCTGGAAAGACAACTTCTAG
- the nudC gene encoding NAD(+) diphosphatase, translating to MMIDLSRPEGSDADNARCYVIHEQSILLDMDMQIPALPAFLLRQHPDYHFIGWLNGEPCYVCEMARHELDDGNLQPVPQRRMLAGDLNEAGFTMFSRALQFLSWQNNHRFCSRCGTPAEAHGRELCMQCPQCGYTQYPRITPCIITLVTRGDHCLLGRSARFPNGMYSCLAGFMEAGESAEQALVREVREETGVEVGRLSYLGSQSWPFPHSLMLAFHAEYAGGDIVIDDDEIVAADWFHYESLPFIPPPGSIARTLIDSWVTNLKSKDPS from the coding sequence ATGATGATAGACCTGTCCCGTCCGGAAGGCAGTGATGCAGACAATGCCCGCTGCTACGTAATCCACGAGCAGAGCATTCTGCTCGATATGGATATGCAGATTCCGGCCCTGCCGGCATTTCTGCTGCGACAGCACCCTGATTATCACTTTATCGGTTGGCTCAATGGTGAGCCTTGTTACGTCTGCGAGATGGCCCGTCACGAACTGGATGATGGCAACCTCCAGCCGGTGCCCCAGAGACGTATGCTGGCAGGCGATCTCAATGAAGCCGGCTTTACCATGTTCAGCCGGGCGCTTCAGTTTCTCAGCTGGCAGAATAACCATCGTTTTTGTAGCCGCTGCGGCACGCCCGCTGAGGCCCATGGGCGTGAGCTGTGTATGCAGTGCCCGCAGTGCGGGTACACGCAGTATCCCCGGATCACCCCCTGCATCATTACCCTGGTTACACGGGGAGATCATTGCCTGCTGGGGCGGTCTGCTCGCTTCCCTAATGGTATGTATTCCTGCCTTGCCGGTTTCATGGAAGCCGGGGAGAGTGCCGAACAGGCGCTGGTGCGGGAGGTGCGGGAAGAGACGGGAGTCGAAGTGGGGCGTTTGTCCTACCTCGGTAGCCAGTCCTGGCCTTTCCCGCACTCGCTGATGCTCGCTTTCCATGCGGAATACGCCGGCGGGGATATTGTCATTGATGATGATGAAATTGTGGCGGCTGACTGGTTTCACTATGAGTCACTGCCTTTCATCCCGCCCCCGGGTAGTATCGCCAGGACATTGATCGATAGTTGGGTTACCAACCTGAAGTCCAAGGACCCGTCATGA
- the dnaQ gene encoding DNA polymerase III subunit epsilon, giving the protein MRQVVLDTETTGLEPNDGHRVIEIGCVEVVNRKITGNNLHIYLNPQREIDEGALAVHGITEEFLADKPTFDKVVDEFLAFVDGAELVIHNAPFDVGFLNHELRMLGGRYGTIEQRCGVLDTLVMARQKHPGQKNNLDALCRRYDVENGHRELHGALLDAEILADVYLAMTGGQTRLSLGGSDGAEQGGAAVAEAIRRLDAGRSGLKVVRASESEISRHNDKLSAIGGNNGEPTLWEKMERGELN; this is encoded by the coding sequence ATGCGTCAGGTGGTACTGGATACGGAAACAACCGGCCTTGAACCCAATGATGGCCACCGCGTCATCGAAATTGGTTGCGTGGAGGTGGTTAATCGCAAGATTACCGGGAATAACCTGCACATCTATCTCAACCCCCAGCGTGAAATCGACGAAGGCGCCCTGGCGGTGCATGGCATCACCGAGGAGTTCCTGGCGGACAAGCCCACGTTTGACAAGGTGGTGGATGAGTTCCTGGCGTTTGTGGACGGCGCCGAGCTGGTGATCCATAACGCGCCCTTTGATGTGGGCTTCCTGAACCACGAATTGAGAATGCTGGGCGGGAGGTATGGCACCATCGAGCAACGATGCGGGGTGCTGGATACCCTGGTCATGGCCCGCCAGAAGCACCCGGGGCAGAAGAACAATCTGGATGCCCTGTGCCGCCGTTACGATGTAGAAAACGGCCACCGGGAACTGCACGGTGCCTTGCTGGATGCGGAGATCCTGGCGGATGTCTATCTGGCCATGACCGGTGGCCAGACCCGCCTGTCCCTGGGCGGGAGCGATGGAGCCGAGCAGGGCGGTGCCGCGGTGGCGGAAGCCATCCGCCGATTGGATGCGGGCCGTTCCGGCTTGAAGGTCGTGCGTGCGTCAGAAAGCGAAATCAGCCGCCACAACGACAAGCTCAGCGCCATCGGTGGCAACAACGGCGAGCCGACCCTGTGGGAGAAAATGGAACGCGGCGAGCTGAACTGA
- the sohB gene encoding protease SohB, producing the protein MIAFLSEYGMFLAKVATLVVALLFIIGGIAASASRGRHKGGEDGELKVRHLNDEFDDLKDALEAEILPEAQRKKAQKAKQKQEKREARQKKKAGTEDKLSPRLFVLDFDGDVQASDVETLRREISAVLQVANKDDEVLVRLESPGGLVHSYGLAASQLRRIRNSGIKLTVAVDRVAASGGYMMACIADRIVAAPFSIIGSIGVVAQIPNFHRLLKKNDIDVELMTAGEYKRTLTMLGENTEKGKAKFQEELEDTHQLFKDFVRENRRSLDLDKVATGEHWFGSQAKELGLVDEIMTSDELLQQRKDTVTLYQVNWEVKRKLGERLGFSMEATLQRVIEKIWHRGSQRQIH; encoded by the coding sequence GTGATTGCGTTTCTTTCCGAATACGGCATGTTTCTGGCCAAGGTGGCCACCCTAGTAGTGGCGTTGTTGTTTATCATCGGCGGCATCGCTGCCTCCGCTTCCCGTGGTCGCCACAAGGGCGGCGAGGACGGCGAGCTGAAGGTGCGCCACCTCAATGATGAGTTTGATGATCTGAAAGACGCCCTGGAAGCGGAGATTCTTCCTGAGGCCCAGCGCAAGAAGGCCCAGAAAGCGAAGCAGAAACAGGAAAAGCGTGAAGCCAGGCAGAAAAAGAAGGCCGGCACCGAAGACAAACTTTCTCCGCGACTGTTTGTACTGGACTTTGATGGTGATGTGCAGGCCAGCGACGTGGAAACCCTCCGTCGTGAGATCAGTGCGGTATTGCAAGTCGCCAACAAGGATGATGAGGTGTTGGTTCGTCTGGAAAGCCCGGGCGGGCTTGTGCACAGCTATGGTCTCGCGGCATCCCAGTTGCGCCGCATCAGAAACAGCGGCATCAAGCTCACAGTGGCTGTGGACCGGGTGGCTGCCAGCGGCGGCTACATGATGGCGTGTATTGCGGATCGTATCGTGGCTGCACCGTTCTCCATTATCGGCTCCATCGGTGTGGTTGCGCAGATACCCAACTTCCACCGTTTGCTGAAGAAAAATGATATTGATGTTGAGCTCATGACGGCGGGCGAATACAAGCGTACGCTGACCATGCTCGGTGAGAATACCGAGAAGGGTAAGGCCAAGTTCCAGGAAGAGCTGGAAGATACCCATCAGCTGTTCAAGGATTTCGTCCGTGAGAATCGCCGCAGTCTGGATCTGGACAAGGTCGCCACCGGCGAGCACTGGTTTGGCAGTCAGGCAAAAGAGCTGGGTCTGGTGGATGAGATCATGACCAGTGATGAGCTGCTTCAACAGCGCAAGGACACGGTTACCCTTTACCAGGTGAACTGGGAAGTGAAGCGCAAGTTGGGTGAACGCCTTGGTTTTTCCATGGAAGCGACACTGCAACGCGTCATTGAAAAGATCTGGCACCGCGGTAGTCAGCGCCAGATTCACTGA
- a CDS encoding YhdH/YhfP family quinone oxidoreductase encodes MTFQALQTREVDGGYQNDLIERELSELGSGGVLVRVQWSSLNYKDALSATGNKGVTRHFPHTPGIDAVGVVEEAGDGPFSQGDAVICTGYDLGMNTDGGFAEYIRVPAEWLVPLPEGLSARDAMVLGTAGLTAALCVESLLDTGVNPDQGPVLVTGATGGVGSVSVAILSKLGFNVAAVSGKADAVDWLKGLGAAQVISRDEYLENAGKPMLKEQWAGAIDCVGGDALTTALKSVKYGGSVAACGLAGSPDLNMTVFPFILRSVNLLGVDSVELPVEIKQQMWQLLADEWIPRDMAQLEAAEIGLDEVNDWVAKILKGGVRGRVVVRLP; translated from the coding sequence ATGACATTTCAGGCACTACAGACCCGAGAAGTGGACGGCGGCTATCAGAATGACCTGATAGAGCGTGAACTGAGCGAACTGGGCAGCGGTGGTGTACTGGTGCGTGTGCAGTGGTCTTCTCTTAATTACAAGGATGCCCTGTCAGCCACCGGTAACAAGGGCGTGACCCGGCACTTCCCTCATACTCCCGGCATTGATGCCGTGGGAGTTGTGGAAGAAGCGGGGGATGGCCCGTTCTCCCAGGGCGATGCGGTGATCTGCACCGGTTACGATCTGGGCATGAACACGGATGGTGGTTTCGCCGAGTATATCCGTGTGCCTGCGGAGTGGCTGGTTCCCCTTCCTGAAGGCCTCTCCGCCCGGGATGCCATGGTGTTGGGTACGGCCGGGCTCACTGCCGCGCTGTGTGTCGAGTCACTGCTGGACACCGGGGTAAACCCGGATCAGGGGCCGGTGCTGGTGACCGGTGCCACCGGTGGTGTGGGCAGTGTCAGCGTGGCGATCCTTTCCAAGCTGGGCTTCAATGTGGCGGCGGTGTCGGGAAAGGCCGATGCGGTTGATTGGCTCAAGGGGCTGGGTGCCGCTCAGGTGATCAGCCGTGATGAGTACCTGGAAAATGCCGGCAAACCCATGCTCAAAGAGCAGTGGGCGGGGGCGATTGATTGCGTGGGGGGCGATGCGCTGACAACGGCCCTCAAGAGCGTCAAGTACGGCGGCAGTGTGGCCGCCTGCGGCCTTGCCGGCTCGCCGGACCTGAACATGACAGTGTTCCCGTTCATTTTGCGGAGTGTGAACCTGCTGGGCGTTGACAGCGTGGAGCTGCCGGTGGAGATCAAGCAGCAGATGTGGCAGCTGTTGGCCGATGAGTGGATTCCCCGGGATATGGCGCAACTGGAGGCGGCAGAGATTGGGCTGGATGAGGTCAATGACTGGGTCGCAAAGATTCTCAAAGGCGGGGTACGTGGCCGTGTGGTGGTTCGCTTGCCTTGA